A genome region from Ciona intestinalis unplaced genomic scaffold, KH HT000052.1, whole genome shotgun sequence includes the following:
- the LOC100177825 gene encoding sodium/potassium/calcium exchanger 2, which translates to MIKQRDIVGNNGERKLRHRARSKIVATIIKIATAFAVFVTSLILLTSLLKTKFFSDVINTSRAELRHETIDLNIYRQVELLVVRKRRSSELAPSTVVAKHPDAEGTWPNDLHSGGIYSLESELILNTKNQKIAHKQPTLEDALLAPGNATVYERTKDFCEELAAKNSSHDNTTGEEGGHGGKHDTCSMERNSGVPALWTILYIFIVLFLFIALAIICDDFFVPSLEAISEKLNLSDDVAGATFMAAGSSAPELFTSIAGIGAGSDVGVGTIVGSAVFNLLVIIALTSALAGRVLQIDWRPLIRDSIFYALSIITFIMFSWDAYFVWWESFLLLLLYVLYIVTMKFNPMLMEFMASWKCCSCFELKDGRISPSAVEPVEAPAEEKNPPPPTPKPQVEPPAPTNTVIVEAEKKIKFRKSQSLDAARLGRGCGCRRCCCCCRNRRLTRLDETPQTEDQVDDGLICDECLQAQQYETRYKEVGEGVDLGGCDKEEGRDGCCRHQKKSPPPPYSENEENFSKEFEAGLSDNTVQPSRNSNQSNHNRFIFHPRSCSCGHFGTNPDFSSVDNDVDAYSEVASVGDVMSGRPQVPDEPESPDQPTSEDNPPVAGEAGLNENVGKEEETMSVFPCLPPIRHPPPDKPDSSHCVPSAKYLGNLFVYVLSFPWICAYTWTIPDCSKPDTRKWYLFSFFMSILWIASISYVMVAAVEIIGCLLGVDTYTMGLLVIAVGTSVPDALSSILVAREGYGDMAVSNAIGSNVFDINLGLGLPFLIASLITSEPVHLLSPLQTCLMSNLPLPFQMVPHVKFGFILLLILAVCLVMFIAVRFRLNRAVGVIFVSLYIGFMIYAFVQEKVCHAFFC; encoded by the exons ATGATCAAACAAAGGGATATTGTTGGTAACAATGGGGAGAGGAAGTTACGTCATAGAGCGAGGTCGAAGATCGTGGCAACGATTATTAAAATCGCGACCGCGTTCGccgtttttgtgacgtcattaatttTGTTGACGTCATTGCTGAAAACGAAGTTTTTCTCTGACGTCATTAATACGTCACGAGCAGAACTACGTCACGAAACAATTGATTTGAATATTTACCGCCAAGTTGAGTTGCTGGTGGTTAGGAAAAGACGAAGTTCAGAGTTGGCTCCTTCGACAGTGGTTGCGAAACATCCGGACGCAGAAGGTACTTGGCCCAATGATCTACACTCTGGTGGGATATATTCGCTGGAAAgtgaattaatattaaacaccAAGAACCAGAAGATCGCACATAAACAACCAACATTGGAAGATGCATTGTTGGCTCCTGGGAATGCGACGGTGTATGAACGAACCAAAGATTTCTGCgaagaattagcagcaaaaaa TTCCTCGCATGACAACACAACAGGTGAGGAAGGAGGGCATGGCGGGAAACATGACACGTGTTCGATGGAACGAAACTCGGGAGTTCCAGCTCTGTGGACGATCCTCTATATCTTTATCGTATTGTTCCTGTTTATAG CTTTAGCGATCATATGCGACGACTTCTTCGTTCCATCACTGGAGGCAATATCCGAGAAACTAAACCTTAGCGATGACGTAGCCGGCGCCACTTTCATGGCGGCTGGTTCATCAGCGCCAGAGTTGTTCACTTCAATAGCTGGTATCGGGGCAGGAAGTGACGTCGGTGTTGGGACGAtcgtggg GTCCGCTGTGTTCAATCTACTCGTCATCATAGCTTTGACGTCAGCATTGGCGGGCCGG GTATTGCAAATAGATTGGCGACCATTGATTCGGGATTCCATCTTCTACGCTCTGTCTATTATAACCTTCATCATGTTTTCATGGGACGCATATTTTGTTTGGTGGGAATCATTCCTATTGTTGCTTCTGTATGTCCTTTATATCGTCACAATGAAGTTTAATCCGATGCTGATGGAATTTATGGCGTCATGGAAGTGCTG ctcatgttttgaattaaaagATGGCCGAATATCGCCAAGTGCTGTTGAACCTGTAGAAGCACCTGCTGAGGAAAAGAACCCACCGCCCCCAACACCAAAACCACAG gtcgAACCTCCTGCCCCAACCAACACAGTTATTGTTGAAGCTGAAAAGAAAATCAAGTTTAGAAAAAGTCAAAGTTTGGACGCTGCAAG GTTAGGCAGGGGTTGTGGGTGTCGTcgttgctgctgttgttgtagAAACAGAAGGCTGACAAGGCTGGACGAAACCCCACAAACAGAAGATCAAGTTGATGATGGGTTGATATGTGATGAATGTTTGCAAGCTCAGCAATACGAGACGAGATACAAAGAGGTTGGTGAAGGAGTTGATTTGGGAGGTTGCGATAAAGAAGAGGGAAGAGATGGATGTTGCCGACATCAAAAGAAGAGTCCGCCTCCTCCTTATTcagaaaatgaagaaaatttCAGCAAAGAATTTGAAGCTGG ATTGAGCGACAACACAGTCCAACCCTCAAGAAACTCGAACCAAAGCAATCATAATCGATTCATTTTCCACCCAAGGAGTTGTTCGTGCGGACATTTTGGGACAAACCCAGACTTTTCATCAGtt GACAACGATGTCGACGCTTACAGTGAAGTAGCGAGCGTGGGTGATGTCATGTCTGGGAGACCTCAAGTGCCAGAT GAACCTGAGTCACCTGACCAACCAACATCAGAGGACAACCCTCCTGTCGCAG GTGAAGCAGGATTGAATGAGAATGTtggaaaagaagaagaaacaaTGTCGGTGTTCCCGTGTCTTCCTCCTATCAGGCACCCCCCTCCTGATAA ACCAGATTCTAGTCACTGTGTACCGAGTGCAAAGTACTTGGGGAACTTGTTCgtttatgttttatcttttccATGGATATGTGCTTATACGTGGACCATACCTGACTGCTCTAAACCAGACACGAG GAAATGGTATTTGTTCTCTTTCTTCATGAGCATTCTATGGATTGCCAGCATCAGTTATGTTATGGTGGCGGCTGTGGAAATAATTGGATGTTTGTTGGGCGTTGATACTTATACGATGGGGTTGCTCGTGATTGCTGTCGGGACAAGTGTACCG GATGCCCTCAGTTCCATCCTGGTTGCACGTGAAGGTTACGGTGACATGGCGGTGTCGAACGCTATCGGTTCAAACGTGTTCGACATAAACCTTGGGCTTGGCTTGCCTTTCCTCATCGCGAGTCTCATAACTTCGGAACCTGTGCATTTATTATCTCCATTACAAACA TGTCTGATGTCCAACCTCCCCCTTCCCTTTCAAATGGTTCCCCACGTTAAGTTTGGGTTCATCTTGTTGTTGATCCTCGCAGTGTGTCTCGTTATGTTCATCGCTGTGAGGTTCAG ATTAAACCGAGCTGTTGGCGTGATATTCGTGTCGTTATACATCGGATTCATGATCTATGCGTTTGTGCAAGAGAAAGTTTGCCATGCTTTCTTTTGTTGA